The genomic DNA TGACGAATTGTCCTCCAAATCTCTTTATCCCAAGCCTTTTAGCGCGGCTATCACGACCGTTTTGTGTGCTGCCGCCGCCTTTCTTGTGAGCCATGTCTAACACCTCCGAAAGGCTCAGACCTTTATCTCCTCGATCCTGAGCCTCGTGTAATACTGCCTGTGACCTCTTTTGCGCCTGTAGTTCTTTCGCTTTTTGAACTTGTAGACGATCACCTTCCTATCTTTGCCGTGGGCGACCACCTCGGCGATTATAGCTGCCCCTTCAACCTTGGGATTGCCAACTCTCACTTCGCCGTCACCATAGACCATCAACACATCGTCTATTGTTATCCTCTCGCCCACCGGCACATCAAGCTTTTCAACGTCTATCAGATCGCCTACCGCAACCCTATGC from Candidatus Poribacteria bacterium includes the following:
- the rplU gene encoding 50S ribosomal protein L21 gives rise to the protein MYAIFRSGGKQHRVAVGDLIDVEKLDVPVGERITIDDVLMVYGDGEVRVGNPKVEGAAIIAEVVAHGKDRKVIVYKFKKRKNYRRKRGHRQYYTRLRIEEIKV